The Carassius gibelio isolate Cgi1373 ecotype wild population from Czech Republic chromosome B22, carGib1.2-hapl.c, whole genome shotgun sequence genome window below encodes:
- the LOC127987067 gene encoding uncharacterized protein LOC127987067, protein MLRHHVTKAGSQDLLHLLQMLLPENSLPSTNYLFKRTFDTASWQLHHYCLNPDCGAYIGILDVESVLCPMCDTECKVSEHLSKGYYFMYTPLRDEIKNLFENHKLNEKLSQTNNSDCIQDISDGTLYKRIPMLTEQGNISLTWNTDGVPVFNSSSYSMWPIQCTINEVPPSERKNFVLVPALWFGQTKPKMESFLKPFIEECRSLESEGVVWHNTLTKTYECSKVAAILCSVDSVARAPVQNINQFNGAHGCNFCTHSGERVEKGDGFTRVYPLSVPIPSLRTHEGMIHDAELASVNNPVNGVKGPSLLTTLQCFDMAESFVPDYLHSVLLGVVRQITGLWFDNKVPEVNVKNPCVLKEIDKRLKSVRPPSEITRLPRSVKERQKWKGSEWRTFLLISPFILMGLIPTQYFHHWMLLAFAVYLLTSSHISHVNIDKAHMALCEFVLLTESLYGKQEVSYNIHLLTHLAESVRRHGPLSLTSTFVFEGHNGRLLKLFNGTQHLPLQIAQNLARLKELKRLTRIYIAEDSLAHEYVSSALRGYSLCKNVAQVSSCNFFGHGQVKELPMSQHILLQDSGIHTEQNQATYFQRFVCDGTLYSTDQYDSKYSRCNSLVTIGQQVAKIEHIIVVQTQATPRQPVLLVRLTNQIQAFHKKRTEYVCMDSHILNVTFCAGYKAVLPSEVTNKCIEIVKRPDGLVILPLPNTYERD, encoded by the coding sequence ATGCTACGCCACCATGTGACCAAAGCAGGAAGTCAAGATTTACTGCATCTGTTGCAGATGCTTCTCCCTGAAAATAGTTTACCCTCCACCAACTACCTGTTCAAGCGTACTTTTGACACAGCCAGCTGGCAGTTACATCACTATTGTCTGAATCCTGACTGTGGGGCTTACATTGGCATATTAGATGTCGAAAGTGTACTATGTCCAATGTGTGATACAGAATGCAAAGTATCAGAACATCTGAGTAAAGGCTATTATTTTATGTACACCCCCTTGAGAGATGaaattaaaaatctttttgaaaatcacaaactaaatgaaaaactATCACAGACAAACAACTCTGATTGCATCCAAGATATCAGTGATGGTACACTGTATAAGAGAATTCCAATGCTGACAGAGCAGGGAAATATATCTTTGACATGGAATACAGATGGTGTCCCAGTGTTTAACTCTTCAAGCTATTCAATGTGGCCAATTCAGTGTACCATAaatgaagtccctccttctgaaCGAAAAAACTTTGTGTTGGTGCCTGCACTCTGGTTTGGGCAAACCAAGCCAAAAATGGAAAGCTTTCTTAAACCATTCATTGAAGAGTGCAGATCTTTAGAATCTGAGGGTGTTGTGTGGCACAACACTTTGACAAAAACTTACGAATGTTCAAAAGTTGCTGCAATTCTATGCAGTGTTGACTCTGTTGCAAGGGCTCCAGTGCAGAATATCAACCAGTTTAATGGGGCACATGGCTGTAATTTTTGCACTCATTCTGGAGAGAGAGTGGAAAAGGGTGATGGGTTTACCAGGGTCTACCCACTCTCAGTACCCATTCCAAGTCTGAGAACACATGAAGGCATGATCCATGATGCAGAACTGGCCTCTGTAAATAACCCAGTCAATGGTGTTAAAGGACCAAGTCTTTTAACCACATTACAGTGTTTTGACATGGCAGAAAGTTTTGTTCCAGACTATTTACATAGTGTACTTCTTGGAGTAGTGCGGCAAATAACAGGCTTGTGGTTTGACAACAAAGTGCCAGAAGTAAACGTCAAAAATCCATGTGTCTTGAAAGAGATAGACAAACGTTTGAAATCAGTCAGGCCACCTAGCGAGATAACCCGTCTGCCACGATCTGTAAAAGAACGGCAAAAATGGAAAGGAAGTGAGTGGAGAACATTTCTTTTAATCTCTCCATTTATACTGATGGGTTTAATCCCGACACAGTATTTCCACCACTGGATGCTACTAGCCTTTGCAGTTTATCTGCTAACTAGTTCACATATTTCACATGTGAACATCGACAAGGCTCATATGGCTCTTTGTGAGTTTGTACTTCTAACCGAGTCTCTGTATGGAAAGCAAGAAGTGTCTTACAACATTCATCTCCTCACCCACTTAGCTGAGAGTGTCAGAAGACATGGACCTTTGTCCTTGACGTCAACATTCGTCTTTGAAGGACATAATGGTAGACTGCTCAAACTTTTCAATGGAACACAACATTTACCATTGCAAATAGCTCAAAATCTAGCAAGACTAAAGGAGCTAAAAAGATTAACTAGAATTTACATTGCAGAAGACTCCCTGGCACATGAATATGTTTCATCAGCACTTCGGGGTTATTCCTTGTGCAAAAACGTTGCACAGGTCAGTAGCTGCAATTTTTTTGGTCATGGTCAGGTGAAGGAGCTACCAATGTCTCAGCACATCCTACTACAGGATTCTGGAATTCATACAGAACAAAATCAAGCCACCTACTTTCAGAGGTTTGTTTGTGATGGGACACTCTACTCCACTGATCAGTATGACTCAAAATACTCCAGATGTAATTCTTTGGTAACCATTGGCCAACAGGTTGCAAAAATTGAACACATCATTGTTGTTCAAACACAGGCCACCCCCAGACAACCAGTTTTACTGGTAAGGTTAACAAATCAAATTCAAGCCTTTCACAAAAAGCGAACAGAGTATGTTTGCATGGATTCTCACATACTTAATGTCACATTCTGTGCAGGCTACAAGGCAGTACTTCCATCTGAAGTAACAAACAAATGTATAGAAATTGTAAAAAGACCAGATGGGCTTGTCATTTTGCCCCTACCAAACACATATGAAAGAGATTAA